One part of the Anopheles coustani chromosome 2, idAnoCousDA_361_x.2, whole genome shotgun sequence genome encodes these proteins:
- the LOC131266074 gene encoding transcription factor A, mitochondrial, with protein sequence MQFNSLFRLVCSPRLLVASRQTAPATTTHCSGFHATAVVYDDGGVSKSVVPERPKRPINAYIRFVQSIRSSLASANPSASPTDISKLAAVKWQALDQASKAKLEEEYKRDQTVWLAKNAKYLSQLTDAQKQELKLERQQKQEDKVKREHKRLMKDLGRPKRPMNGYLLFVANNKPKPGLSQEQNKLQMKSLGHQWKRLPDAEKERYTREAEEDKKRYQEEMKAWEDKMLASDKVEAVRKKNVLLPPSPAASSKGALSSTGAKTKKAPPTRP encoded by the exons ATGCAGTTCAATTCTCTGTTCAGACTGGTTTGCAGTCCTCGTTTATTAGTAGCATCCAG ACAAACGGCACCAGCAACAACTACACACTGTTCCGGTTTTCATGCAACTGCCGTAGTGTACGATGACGGGGGTGTGTCGAAATCGGTTGTTCCAGAGAGGCCAAAACGTCCCATCAATGCTTACATAAGGTTCGTGCAGAGCATCCGTTCATCGTTGGCCAGCGCCAACCCATCCGCTTCTCCGACGGACATTTCGAAGCTAGCGGCGGTCAAGTGGCAAGCACTCGATCAGGCCTCGAAGGCGAAACTTGAGGAGGAGTATAAGCGCGACCAGACCGTATGGCTGGCGAAGAACGCCAAATACCTCAGCCAGCTGACCGATGCCCAGAAGCAGGAGTTGAAGCTGGAGCGACAGCAAAAGCAAGAGGACAAGGTCAAACGTGAGCACAAGCGTCTAATGAAGGATCTCGGTCGCCCGAAGCGCCCAATGAACGGGTACCTGCTTTTCGTTGCTAACAATAAACCGAAACCCGGCCTGTCCCAAGAGCAAAACAAGCTGCAGATGAAGAGCCTAGGCCATCAGTGGAAGCGACTACCCGATGCCGAGAAGGAACGATATACTCGCGAAgcggaagaagataaaaagcGTTACCAAGAAGAAATGAAAGCATGGGAGGATAAAATGTTAGCCTCAGACAAGGTGGAGGCGGTCCGAAAGAAGAATGTCCTTTTGCCACCGTCGCCGGCTGCTTCGTCGAAGGGGGCGCTGAGTTCGACAGGAGCCAAAACCAAAAAGGCTCCCCCCACTCGCCCATAG
- the LOC131266071 gene encoding uncharacterized protein LOC131266071, whose product MEETSSADTKASQPKSPADALAARREARRRKILENSNNRLSKIVGHELPTAPAADSGSVWNNSEDAARTEALLADVIARASCEPPNAGVEPANEPTPIIYPDPEDERMEFINPPVGSLLSSGGLDFGGPNGLTGVGQNGDILQLLNSITQAQAGAGMSGPGMGPPGTAGTRPAPRSNSRFTRILRSKIHLIVASIAVYLLFATGNESYIGGNVFLPLLAWELLEIVMFGASETGAAGGQQLLGIVFLLGGIPIKTSQTIMKLLNTVNKVLKDVAFFMFFFVLTHLLWSRLWLGIELRYVLGYDQLEGDNSVSAEVDDFVSSS is encoded by the exons ATGGAAGAAACGAGCTCGGCAGACACGAAAGCAAGTCAACCAAAGTCACCAGCGGATGCCCTGGCGGCACGTCGAGAAGCGAGACGAAGGAAAATCTTAGAAAATTCTAACAACAGGCTGTCCAAAATTGTGGGCCATGAATTACCGACTGCACCTGCCGCTGATTCTGGCAGCGTTTGGAATAACAGTGAAGACGCTGCAAGAACGGAGGCTTTGCTGGCTGACGTTATCGCTCGAGCTTCCTGTGAGCCGCCAAATGCAGGAGTTG AACCCGCGAACGAGCCAACACCAATAATTTACCCTGATCCGGAGGATGAACGGATGGAGTTTATCAACCCACCAGTGGGTTCCCTGTTGTCATCGGGAGGTTTAGATTTTGGTGGCCCGAATGGTCTAACCGGTGTCGGGCAGAATGGTGATATCTTGCAGCTACTCAACTCCATCACACAAGCACAAGCAGGAGCTGGTATGTCGGGGCCTGGCATGGGCCCACCGGGTACGGCCGGCACACGTCCTGCGCCGCGAAGCAATTCACGCTTCACAAGAATTTTGCGCTCCAAAATTCATCTTATTGTAGCCTCAATTGCCGTCTATCTGCTGTTCGCCACGGGTAACGAGTCGTACATCGGTGGCAACGTGTTCCTACCGCTGCTTGCCTGGGAACTGCTGGAGATAGTAATGTTCGGTGCGTCGGAAACCGGTGCTGCCGGGGGCCAACAGCTACTCGGGATAGTGTTCTTGCTCGGGGGCATTCCAATTAAAACCTCCCAAACCATCATGAAGCTCCTGAACACCGTTAACAAGGTGCTGAAAGATGTAgccttttttatgttcttcttCGTCCTCACCCACCTGCTCTGGAGCCGGTTATGGCTAGGCATCGAGCTACGGTACGTGCTCGGGTACGACCAGCTTGAAGGGGACAATAGTGTATCCGCAGAAGTGGATGATTTTGTTTCCTCGTCGTAG
- the LOC131266063 gene encoding glutaryl-CoA dehydrogenase, mitochondrial: protein MALRTLFASRISQLKPIASGHAILARSSRAASTDKGPTFNWEDPLDLESQLKEDEIAIRDSFRAYCEDKLLSRVIEANRNEVFHREIMNELGSFGVLGCTIKGYGCAGVSNVAYGLLTREVERIDSGYRSAFSVQSSLCMGAIYDYGSDAQKEKYLPRLARGELIGCFGLTEPNHGSDPSSMETKAIHDPKTKTYVLSGSKTWITNSPIADVCIIWGKTEDGKVRGFIVDRSESAEGLATPRIEGKFSLRASATGMILMDEVRIPEDNLLPNVVGMRGPFGCLNNARYGIAWGALGAAESCLQVARGYTLDRKQFKKPLAANQLMQKKMADMLTEISLGLTACLHVGRLKDQKRHTPEMISMLKRNNAGKALEIARVARDMLGGNGIADEYHIIRHVMNLEAVNTYEGTHDIHALILGRAITGLQAFA, encoded by the exons ATGGCTCTTCGTACATTGTTTGCGAGTAGAATTTCGCAACTTAAACCTATCGCAAGTGGGCATGCGATTTTAGCACGTTCTTCTCGGG CGGCGTCAACTGATAAAG GTCCCACCTTTAACTGGGAAGATCCGCTAGATCTCGAGTCGCAGCTGAAGGAAGATGAAATCGCGATCCGTGACTCGTTTCGGGCGTACTGCGAAGATAAACTGCTGTCGCGCGTGATCGAGGCCAACCGGAATGAGGTTTTTCATCGCGAAATAATGAACGAGTTAGGCTCGTTTGGCGTCCTAGGCTGCACGATTAAGGGATACGGTTGTGCCGGTGTAAGCAACGTTGCGTATGGTCTTCTAACGCGTGAGGTGGAGCGAATCGATTCTGGTTACCGATCGGCGTTCAGTGTCCAGAGCTCGTTGTGTATGGGCGCGATCTATGATTATGGAAGTGACGCgcagaaggaaaaatacctaCCCCGGTTAGCACGCGGCGAACTGATCGGTTGTTTTGGGCTGACGGAACCGAATCACGGCAGCGATCCGTCTTCGATGGAGACAAAAGCTATCCACGATCCGAAGACGAAAACGTACGTCTTGAGTGGTAGCAAAACATGGATCACCAACTCACCCATTGCGGACGTGTGCATCATCTGGGGCAAAACGGAAGATGGAAAGGTGCGGGGTTTCATCGTCGATCGATCGGAGAGTGCCGAGGGGCTGGCAACACCGCGAATCGAGGGAAAGTTCTCGCTCCGTGCCTCGGCAACCGGAATGATTCTGATGGACGAAGTGCGCATCCCGGAAGACAACCTGCTACCGAACGTGGTCGGTATGAGGGGTCCGTTCGGGTGTCTGAATAATGCCCGGTATGGCATTGCCTGGGGAGCGCTGGGTGCAGCTGAATCATGCCTTCAGGTAGCACGAGGCTATACACTGGATAGGAAGCAGTTCAAAAAACCACTAGCTGCAAATCAATTGATGCAGAAAAAGATGGCCGATATGCTGACGGAAATAAGTCTAGGATTAACCGCTTGTCTGCACGTGGGACGCCTGAAGGATCAGAAACG ACATACGCCCGAAATGATTTCAATGCTCAAGCGTAATAACGCTGGAAAAGCGTTGGAAATTGCTCGTGTAGCCCGCGATATGCTGGGCGGAAATGGAATTGCTGACGAGTACCACATCATCCGCCACGTGATGAACCTAGAAGCGGTCAACACCTACGAGG GAACGCACGATATTCATGCTCTGATTCTAGGACGTGCAATTACTGGATTACAAGCATTTGCTTAG
- the LOC131266075 gene encoding L-xylulose reductase, producing MECSLKGKTIVVTGAGQGIGNELCRTLDQLGAKVIAVSRSPGPLEALKKDCPKIEIIQVDLSDWSAARSALGALGKVDGLVNNAAIAVIKPFLELTEGDFDSTFNVNVKAAFNVAQVLVPKMEAGASIVNVSSLAGLKAIHGHCAYSMSKAAIDGLTQNLALELGPKKIRVNSVNPTVILTRMGRDNWSDPAKADPLKAKIPLGRFGEVHEVVEPIIYLLSDRSSFINGHSLPIEGGFLAGN from the exons ATGGAGTGTTCTTTGAAGGGCAAAACGATCGTCGTAACCGGTGCTGGCCAAG GCATTGGGAATGAACTGTGCCGTACGCTGGATCAACTTGGTGCCAAGGTGATAGCCGTGTCACGCTCGCCGGGTCCACTGGAAGCATTAAAAAAGGATTGTCCGAAGATCGAAATCATACAGGTCGATTTGAGTGATTGGAGTGCTGCGCGATCGGCGCTGGGGGCGCTAGGAAAGGTGGACGGATTGGTCAACAATGCGGCGATAGCGGTCATCAAACCGTTCCTGGAGCTAACCGAAGGTGACTTTGATAG TACCTTCAACGTTAACGTAAAAGCGGCTTTCAATGTGGCGCAGGTTCTCGTTCCGAAGATGGAAGCGGGAGCAAGCATCGTGAACGTTTCATCTCTTGCCGGACTGAAAGCGATCCACGGGCACTGCGCGTATTCTATGTCGAAGGCTGCCATTGATGGGCTTACGCAAAATCTTGCCCTCGAGCTGGGCCCAAAAAAGATCCGTGTCAACAGCGTCAATCCGACGGTGATACTGACACGCATGGGTCGTGATAATTGGTCCGATCCGGCCAAAGCGGATCCACTGAAGGCAAAGATTCCACTCGGGCGGTTTGGGGAAGTGCACGAAGTGGTCGAACCGATCATCTATCTGCTGAGCGATCGTTCGAGCTTCATTAACGGCCATTCGCTGCCTATTGAGGGTGGTTTTCTAGCTGGAAACTGA
- the LOC131266079 gene encoding FUN14 domain-containing protein 1, whose amino-acid sequence MSDGKVKKDATNKEIINMSDAAGCLDRFIGDVSKNSATKQILIGAGSGWATGFITMKVGKMAAIAVGGGIILLQIANQQGIISIDWNKVQKKVDKVTDKVEEAVTGQGPSFTDKAERFLDRKLNQAEDALTKRTKKAKKWYTNLIGDETGCKVNDLHIFLCAFAAGVALGVGTA is encoded by the exons ATGAGTGacggaaaagttaaaaaagacGCAACAAACAAGGAAATCATCAACATGAGCGACGCTGCAGGATGTCTGGACCGGTTCATCGGAGATGTGAGCAAAAACTCGGCTACGAAACAGATTCTAATCGGTGCCGGAAGTGGATG GGCAACCGGATTCATTACGATGAAGGTCGGCAAAATGGCAGCAATTGCTGTGGGTGGTGGAATAATTCTGCTGCAGATTGCCAACCAGCAAGGAATCATTTCAATCGACTGGAATAAGGTACAGAAGAAGGTGGACAAAGTTACGGATAAGGTGGAGGAAGCAGTCACTGGCCAGGGACCAAGCTTTACGGATAAG GCGGAACGCTTTCTCGATCGTAAGCTAAACCAGGCCGAGGACGCACTAACGAAGCGCACGAAGAAGGCCAAAAAGTGGTATACGAACTTGATTGGCGATGAAACCGGCTGCAAGGTGAACGATCTTCACATTTTCCTGTGTGCCTTTGCGGCCGGTGTTGCATTGGGCGTAGGAACTGCCTAA